The sequence AGTAGGAGAACCCTCTAGTACTAATATAGTGGGTGATGTTATAAAAAATGGTCGACGTGGTTCAATTACAGCTAATATAACTATTTATGGAATACAGGGGCATATTGCATATCCTGATTTAGCAGATAATCCAATACATAAAGGGTTACCTGTTATTTTAAAAATATTGTCTATAAAATTAGATTCTGGAAATGACTTTTTTTTACCTAGCAGCATAAATATTGCAAATATTCATGCAGGAAATGGATTTAATAATGTGATTCCAGGATCTCTATTTGTTCAATTTAATATTAGATTTAGTTCCGAAGTTTCTGAAAAACACATTCAATCTCAAATAGTAAATATATTAAATTCAAATGATATTAATTATTCTATAGAATGGTTATTTTCAGGAAAACCATTTATCACTAAAAAAGGTTTATTGATAGACACAGTGATACAATCTATTTTTTATTTTAACAAAAAAAAGCCTATTTTATCTACTTCTGGTGGCACTTCTGACGGTCGATTTATTGCTTTAATGGGTTCTGAAGTAGTAGAGTTAGGATTAGTCAATAATACAATTCATAAAGTTAATGAATGTGTCAAAATATCTGATTTAAAATTATTAAGCTGTATGTATGAAGATATTATGAAAAATTTATTATCTTAATTTTTCAACAAAAATATTTATAAAAAAACATTTTTTATATT is a genomic window of Buchnera aphidicola str. APS (Acyrthosiphon pisum) containing:
- the dapE gene encoding succinyl-diaminopimelate desuccinylase; protein product: MTCSITELAKKLISIPSVSPKDLGCQDIIIKRLCAIGFDIKRVNVNDTKNFWAFRGTGKTLTFAGHTDVVPIGQDKDWQTDPFQPVIRSGYLFGRGSADMKGALAAMITAAERFVNKFPNHKGRLSFLITSDEESSAVDGTIKIVEYLMSKRDMIDYCIVGEPSSTNIVGDVIKNGRRGSITANITIYGIQGHIAYPDLADNPIHKGLPVILKILSIKLDSGNDFFLPSSINIANIHAGNGFNNVIPGSLFVQFNIRFSSEVSEKHIQSQIVNILNSNDINYSIEWLFSGKPFITKKGLLIDTVIQSIFYFNKKKPILSTSGGTSDGRFIALMGSEVVELGLVNNTIHKVNECVKISDLKLLSCMYEDIMKNLLS